The nucleotide sequence TGGTAGGATTGAATGTGACCAGAGCCTTAACTGTGAAGTACGCGGATAATTTATCAGCAGGCCGTGTGCAGACACCGACACTAGCATTAGTGAGAGACCAAGAAAAGAAAATCGAGCAGTTCCGTCCACAAACGTATTTCACGATCACGTTGCAAGCTGGAAAAGAACAAGCCAAAATGCTTCAAAAAAATCAATTTGCTTTAAAAACACAAGAAGAAGCACAAAAACTTGTTCAATTGATCAGTACAAGCAAAGGAACTGTCACAGAAGTCCAAGAAAAATTAAAAACGGAATCTGCGCCATTGCCTTATGATTTAACAGAGATCCAAAGAGAAGCCAATCAACGCTATGGCTATTCTGCAAAGAAAACATTAAGTCTTGTACAAAGTTTGTATGAGACCCATAAGATCGTTACTTATCCGCGTACAGACAGCAAATATCTGACAAATGACATGAAAAGTACGATGAAAGAACGATTGCAAGCAGTCAGCGACTTTGCTCCTGAGGTCAAGCAGTATTTGAAAAACGGAGCCATCGTCCAACAGACAAAAGTATTCCAAGACAGTAAAGTGACCGATCACCATGCACTTTTGCCAACTGAAAACAGAGCACGTTATGAAAAATTAAGTAATGAAGAGCAAAAAATCTATCAAATGATTGTCTCTCGTTTTTTAGGACTGTTTGCTCAACCCCATAAAGTCAGCCAAACAAAAGTTACGGTTGAATTTGGTAAAGAACGATTCATTTTTCGGCAAAATCGTGTCGTCCAAGCAGGATGGAAAGGCGAAACTGAAACTGAGACGGAAACAGTCAAATGGGAAAAAGGAATGAGAATCAATCCCGATTTCGCCATCAAAAAAGAACTATCTGCACCGCCTAAACCATTGTCAGAAGCAAGCTTGCTTGGTCAAATGGAAAAATACAGTCTGGGAACCCCAGCTACGCGTGCAGAGATTATCGAGAAACTAATCAAATCTGAACTGATGGAACGTACCCCTCAAGGACTGCAAGTATCTCCTAAAGGTAAGCAATTATTAGTATTGGTAAATCCCTCTTTAGTAACACCAGATTTGACAGAAAGCTGGGAAAAAGACCTTGAAGCTATTGCTGCAGGAAAGAAACAAGCAGGAACCTTCTTGAATGGAATCGAAAAAGAAACAAAACGCTTGGTGAATGAGATCAAATCAAGCAAACAAGAATATCAAGATTTCTCGATTACCCAAAAGAAATGCCCAGAATGTGGGGCCAATCTGCGCGAGAAAAACACACGTGACGGCAAAATCTATGTCTGCACCAATTCAGATTGCAACTACCGCAGAAGAAAAGATCCAAAAGTCTCTAATCATCGATGCCCGCAATGTCACCGGAAAATGGA is from Enterococcus faecium and encodes:
- a CDS encoding DNA topoisomerase III, which gives rise to MKQLILAEKPSVAKDLSKVLGANQKHKNYYEGPKVIVTWALGHLLGLKMPEDLNKEWQSWQMDTLPMIPKKLGIKPLPKTGHQLKAIKQLAQRKDVSEAVIATDAGREGELVARWILEYVHFNKPVKRLWISSQTDKAIKTGFKQLRPAKEYDALYESALARAKADWLVGLNVTRALTVKYADNLSAGRVQTPTLALVRDQEKKIEQFRPQTYFTITLQAGKEQAKMLQKNQFALKTQEEAQKLVQLISTSKGTVTEVQEKLKTESAPLPYDLTEIQREANQRYGYSAKKTLSLVQSLYETHKIVTYPRTDSKYLTNDMKSTMKERLQAVSDFAPEVKQYLKNGAIVQQTKVFQDSKVTDHHALLPTENRARYEKLSNEEQKIYQMIVSRFLGLFAQPHKVSQTKVTVEFGKERFIFRQNRVVQAGWKGETETETETVKWEKGMRINPDFAIKKELSAPPKPLSEASLLGQMEKYSLGTPATRAEIIEKLIKSELMERTPQGLQVSPKGKQLLVLVNPSLVTPDLTESWEKDLEAIAAGKKQAGTFLNGIEKETKRLVNEIKSSKQEYQDFSITQKKCPECGANLREKNTRDGKIYVCTNSDCNYRRRKDPKVSNHRCPQCHRKMEIIEGKNGAYFRCKYDGTTEKLLDKKEQKKKMTKHEERRLLKKYAQAEEPEESPLAAALKAAMKK